Proteins from one Setaria italica strain Yugu1 chromosome V, Setaria_italica_v2.0, whole genome shotgun sequence genomic window:
- the LOC101757992 gene encoding U-box domain-containing protein 4, whose translation MEVKPHTLVSAPGLLDALTAALRTDAAHHAAATVHSLLCAEAHRATVGARRPLLAALVALLRASPSTRATKDALKALFGVALYPPNRATLVSLGVVQALFALVMTDGRNGIVEDATAVVAQVAGCAESLEAFRWVSGVRILLDLVEQGGAATARARENAAAALLNLVVAGGDPAVEEVVAVGGAEETVRELAEDTTASPRGKAKAEALLRALEGAGAAARRREHRLADFLNGLVQSDPYISSPASASTHG comes from the exons ATGGAAGTGAAGCCGCACACG CTGGTGTCCGCGCCGGGCCTCCTCGACGCGCTCACCGCCGCGCTCCGCACCGACGCCgcgcaccacgccgccgccaccgtccacAGCCTCCTCTGCGCCGAGGCCCACCGCGCCACCGTCGGGGCCCGGcggccgctcctcgccgcgctcgtcgCGCTCCTCCGCGCGTCGCCCAGCACCCGCGCCACCAAGGACGCGCTCAAGGCGCTCTTCGGCGTCGCGCTCTACCCGCCCAACCGCGCCACGCTCGTCTCGCTCGGCGTCGTGCAGGCGCTCTTCGCGCTCGTCATGACGGACGGACGCAACGGGATCGTCGAGgacgccaccgccgtcgtcgcgcaGGTGGCCGGCTGCGCCGAGAGCCTCGAGGCCTTCAGGTGGGTGTCCGGGGTGCGGATCCTCCTCGACCTCGTCGAGCAGGGGGGCGCCGCCACGGCGAGGGCCAGGGAGAACGCGGCAGCCGCGCTGCTCAACCTCGtcgtggccggcggcgatccGGCGGTAGAAGAGGTGGTCGCTGTCGGTGGCGCCGAGGAGACCGTGCGGGAGCTGGCCGAGGACACCACGGCCAGCCCGAGAGGGAAGGCGAAGGCGGAGGCGCTGCTACGGGCgctggagggcgccggcgccgccgcgaggaGGCGCGAGCACCGGCTCGCCGATTTCCTCAACGGGCTGGTGCAGTCGGACCCGTACatctcgtcgccggcgtcggcgtcgacgcACGGCTAG
- the LOC101758405 gene encoding protein O-linked-mannose beta-1,4-N-acetylglucosaminyltransferase 2: MAASKVSAVPKGLGAMEDVAVAAKKGRWGFVQFFFVLSVVLCALLYAPRVFVLGPAHGVDVVGFFTAANSSEGTSSEEDGGRLVLDNQVHSPCASMRDHTICCDRSSVHTDVCFMAGDVRTDAASLSLLLFPPHDQQKQAPNGSSSTATEEERVRPYPRKWERFIMEKIPEVRLRVARPPDERRCDVRHDAPLLVMSAGGYTGNLFHAFNDGILPSWLTVQHLRRRVVLGVLSYNPWWAGTFGEIISGLSDHHVVDLLHDKRTHCFPGAIVGTRFHGILVVDPGRLRDNKTIADFHDLLADAYEKPKMTPEKTQAAPAETRRPRLGIVSRKGTRVIENQAAVAALASSVGFDVEVLETANGLPLSAWYASLSGCDALVGVHGADLTKFLFLRPGRASLTQIAPLGVSPIARECFGGPAARMGLRYEQYEVTGRESSLARRYAPEDEVVADPEKAKRSKGWGFVARVYLGGQNVTLDLGRFRETLARLHAHALLQRRRRGQLAEETRPKKR, encoded by the coding sequence ATGGCGGCCTCGAAAGTGTCCGCCGTGCCGAAGGGCCTCGGCGCCATGGAAGACGTCGCGGTGGCTGCCAAGAAGGGAAGGTGGGGTTTCGTCCAGTTCTTCTTCGTGCTCTCCGTCGTCCTCTGCGCGCTCCTCTACGCGCCGCGCGTCTTCGTGCTCGGCCCCGCGCAcggcgtcgacgtcgtcggCTTCTTCACGGCGGCGAATTCTTCCGAGGGGACGTCGtcggaggaggatggcggccgTCTGGTCCTTGACAACCAGGTGCACTCCCCGTGCGCGTCCATGCGCGACCACACCATCTGCTGCGACCGCTCGAGCGTCCACACCGACGTGTGCTTCATGGCCGGAGACGTGCGCACAGACGCCGCGTCCCTGTCGCTCCTGCTCTTCCCGCCGCACGACCAGCAGAAGCAAGCGCCGAacggctcgtcgtcgacggcgacggaggaggagagggtgcGGCCCTACCCGCGCAAGTGGGAGCGCTTCATCATGGAGAAGATCCCGGAGGTGCGTCTCCgggtggcgcggccgccggATGAGCGCAGGTGCGACGTCCGTCACGACGCGCCTCTCCTGGTCATGTCGGCGGGGGGATACACGGGGAACCTGTTCCACGCGTTCAACGACGGGATCCTTCCGTCGTGGCTGACGGTGcagcacctccgccgccgcgtcgtgctGGGGGTCCTCTCGTACAACCCGTGGTGGGCGGGCACGTTCGGCGAGATCATCTCCGGGCTCTCGGACCACCACGTGGTGGACCTGCTCCACGACAAGCGGACGCATTGCTTCCCCGGCGCCATCGTGGGGACCCGCTTCCACGGcatcctcgtcgtcgaccccggcAGGCTCCGGGACAACAAGACCATCGCCGACTTCCACGACCTCCTGGCCGACGCGTACGAGAAGCCCAAGATGACGCCGGAGAAGACGCAGGCCGCACCGGCGGAGACACGGCGGCCAAGGCTCGGGATCGTGTCGCGCAAGGGGACGCGCGTGATCGAGAACcaggcggccgtggcggcgctggCGTCGTCGGTGGGGTTCGACGTAGAGGTCCTGGAGACGGCGAACGGGCTGCCGCTGTCGGCGTGGTACGCGTCGTTGAGCGGCTGCGACGCGCTGGTGGGGGTGCACGGCGCGGACCTGACCAAGTTCCTGTTCCTCCGCCCGGGGCGCGCGTCGCTGACCCAGATCGCGCCGCTCGGCGTGTCCCCGATCGCGCGGGAGTGcttcggcgggccggcggcgaggatggggcTGCGCTACGAGCAGTACGAGGTGACCGGGAGGGAGAGCTCGCTGGCCCGGAGGTACGCGCCGGAGGACGAGGTGGTGGCGGACCCGGAGAAGGCGAAGCGAAGCAAGGGGTGGGGCTTCGTGGCGCGCGTGTACCTGGGAGGGCAGAACGTGACCCTGGACCTGGGCAGGTTCCGCGAGACGCTGGCCAGGTTGCACGCGCACGCcctgctgcagcggcggcggcggggacagcTAGCAGAGGAGACCAGGCCGAAGAAGCGGTGA
- the LOC101774230 gene encoding laccase-2, with amino-acid sequence MTQCTCILVLKSSTASPFRSPEAIFDGQPHEELDLQWRPCFPNKLVGRLCHAKSMATVNGSYPGPTIYAREGDRVVVAVTNRVAYNVTIHWHGLKQRRNGWADGPAYVTQCPIQPGGTYAYDFNVTGQRGTLWWHAHIAWLRATVNGAIVVLPARGVPYPFPKPDAEAEIILGEWWHADVEAVEKQGRALGMAPNTSDAHTINGKPGPLFPCSEKHTHALQVQWGKTYLLRIINAAVNDELFFSIAGHTMTVVEIDATYTKPLSASAIQLSPGQTTNVLVRADQRPGRYFMAAKPFNDAAVPADNKTATAILQYAGVPASVLPAPPRLMPETNGTGFVAAFHDRLRSLNSARYPAALPLAVDRRLLYAIGLNIDPCASCPKGSRLAASLNNITFVMPRVALLQAHYGGLKGVFTADFPDRPPARFNYTGAPLTAGLGTSLGTRLSRVAYNASVELVLQDTNLLSVETHPFHLHGYNFFVVGRGVGNFDPTKDPSKYNLVDPPERNTVGVPAGGWTAIRFRADNPGVWFLHCHLEVHTSWGLRMAFLVEDGDGPDESVLPPPKDLPEC; translated from the exons ATGACACAATGCACATGTATCTTGGTCCTGAAGTCCTCGACGGCATCTCCTTTCCGCAGTCCAGAAGCCATCTTTGATGGCCAACCACATGAAGAACTTGATCTTCAGTGGCGCCCATGCTTTCCAAATAAGCTTGTGGGCCGGCTGTGCCACGCCAAGTCTATGGCGACGGTGAACGGGAGCTACCCGGGGCCGACCATCTACGCACGCGAAGGGGACCGCGTCGTCGTGGCCGTCACCAACCGCGTCGCGTACAACGTGACGATCCACTGGCACGGCCTGAAGCAGCGCCGGAACGGGTGGGCGGACGGGCCGGCGTACGTGACGCAGTGCCCCATCCAGCCCGGCGGCACCTACGCCTACGACTTCAACGTCACGGGCCAGCGCGGGACGCTGTGGTGGCACGCGCACATCGCCTGGCTCCGCGCCACCGTCAAcggcgccatcgtcgtcctccccgCCCGCGGCGTGCCCTACCCGTTCCCAAAGCCCGACGCCGAGGCCGAGATCATCCTGG GCGAGTGGTGGCACGCCGACGTGGAGGCCGTGGAGAAGCAGGGGCGCGCGCTGGGCATGGCGCCCAACACCTCCGACGCGCACACCATCAACGGCAAGCCCGGCCCGCTCTTCCCGTGCTCCGAGAAAC ATACGCACGCGCTGCAGGTGCAGTGGGGGAAGACGTACCTCCTCCGGATCATCAATGCCGCGGTGAACGACGAGCTCTTCTTCTCGATCGCCGGCCACACCATGACTGTGGTGGAGATCGACGCGACCTACACCAAGCCGCTCTCGGCGTCCGCCATCCAGCTCTCCCCGGGGCAGACCACCAACGTGCTCGTCCGGGCGGACCAGAGGCCCGGCCGCTACTTCATGGCCGCCAAGCCATTCAACGACGCGGCCGTCCCCGCGGACAACAAGACGGCCACTGCCATCCTCCAGTACGCcggcgtccccgcctccgtgctcccggcgccgccgcggctgatGCCCGAAACCAACGGCACGGGCTTCGTGGCCGCATTCCACGACAGGCTCCGGAGCCTGAACTCGGCGCGGTACCCCGCCGCCTTGCCGCTTGCCGTGGACCGGCGCCTGTTGTACGCCATCGGGCTGAACATCGACCCGTGCGCGTCGTGCCCGAAGGGTTCCCGCCTCGCGGCGTCGCTGAACAACATCACGTTCGTGATGCCCCGGGTGGCGCTGCTGCAGGCGCACTACGGGGGCCTGAAGGGCGTCTTCACCGCCGACTTCCCCGACCGCCCGCCGGCGCGGTTCAACTACACGGGCGCGCCGCTCACGGCGGGGCTCGGCACGTCGCTGGGCACGAGGCTGAGCAGGGTCGCGTACAATGCCTCCGTCGAGCTGGTGCTGCAGGACACCAACCTGCTGTCCGTGGAGACGCACCCGTTCCACCTCCACGGCTacaacttcttcgtcgtcggCAGGGGCGTCGGCAACTTCGACCCGACCAAGGACCCCTCCAAGTACAACCTCGTCGACCCGCCGGAGAGGAACACCGTCGGCGTGCCCGCCGGTGGGTGGACGGCGATCCGGTTCAGGGCGGACAACCCAGGGGTCTGGTTCTTGCACTGCCATCTGGAGGTGCACACGAGCTGGGGCCTGAGGATGGCCTTCCTGgtggaggacggcgacggcccCGATGAGTCGGTTTTGCCGCCACCTAAGGATTTGCCCGAGTGCTGA